Proteins from a genomic interval of Symmachiella macrocystis:
- a CDS encoding carbon storage regulator has protein sequence MLVLSRKVQQKVTIGSGIVITLIAIKGNRVRIGIEAPHDIQVLRSELTDLCLESSHSYDSQFEYSDLG, from the coding sequence ATGCTGGTATTGTCACGCAAAGTTCAACAAAAAGTCACCATTGGTTCAGGCATCGTTATTACGTTGATAGCGATCAAGGGCAATCGAGTAAGAATCGGCATAGAAGCACCGCACGATATTCAAGTGCTACGGAGCGAATTGACGGACCTTTGTCTTGAGTCGTCGCATTCTTACGATTCGCAATTCGAGTATTCGGATTTGGGGTGA
- a CDS encoding response regulator transcription factor, whose protein sequence is MTREATVFLVDDDQDLRDALVWLLESVELTVETFASAHEFLDSYDPERAGCLVLDIRMPGMSGFELQKQLREKDVNVPVIVITGHGDVPMVDQAYRNGAFSFLEKPINQQKFLDDIHLAIKHDLDIRRDRPTDFLVKLKTLTPRENEVMDLIAAGKTMKEIASQLEISIQTCSKHRVRVLEKMNVGNDVELVRLILSADRG, encoded by the coding sequence TTGACTAGAGAAGCTACCGTATTTCTGGTTGATGACGATCAAGATCTTCGAGATGCACTCGTCTGGCTGCTGGAGTCAGTTGAATTGACTGTCGAAACATTCGCGTCAGCACACGAGTTTTTGGATTCGTACGATCCCGAAAGAGCCGGATGTCTCGTTCTCGATATTCGCATGCCGGGAATGAGTGGATTTGAATTGCAGAAACAGTTACGAGAAAAAGACGTGAACGTTCCGGTAATTGTGATTACTGGGCACGGAGATGTTCCGATGGTCGACCAAGCTTATCGAAACGGAGCCTTTTCGTTTTTAGAAAAGCCCATTAACCAACAGAAATTCTTGGACGACATTCACCTTGCTATCAAGCACGACTTGGATATTCGACGCGATCGGCCGACGGATTTCTTAGTAAAATTAAAGACCCTCACGCCACGAGAAAACGAAGTGATGGATCTTATTGCTGCAGGCAAAACGATGAAGGAAATCGCCAGTCAACTAGAAATCAGTATTCAGACATGTTCGAAGCACCGAGTTCGAGTTCTGGAGAAGATGAATGTTGGAAACGACGTTGAGCTCGTGCGTTTGATACTTTCGGCCGACCGTGGCTAA